The Tenebrio molitor chromosome 3, icTenMoli1.1, whole genome shotgun sequence genome contains a region encoding:
- the LOC138127391 gene encoding lateral signaling target protein 2 homolog, with translation MESFRKWFYRPKRDDKSLLAQFFFADEALNIIASELDSFDGRKDPGRCTTLVNQLRQSQDKVLTITNAIMDVLIGDERANRDFRVKFPEDVLQENLAGQLWFGAECLAAGSSIMNKEAESTAMRPLAKAVTKSLETVRNLLRDTCLRNNTPNGPIKLDSNELVTEMLLESLKIFDKLFAEFELAYVSAMVPVKSMHEYELQELIGVLFSETLQRALKMRLLTQEMVDDCDPALMFTIPRLAIVSGLLIFPSGPLCIDKPTEEMSNMFRPFRTLLHKIRELLWTLNKRELYMLEKLLCDNEQISDVKSVSDVDVHCDLDDFIDQFYSDNHKEFPVESAPTSEPEEKYPPVEEKTFDYEERISLSAVDIPSTSGYLIPNSIAHDIIVASITDSAQTSDRLDSPPDHDSLEVISVAAATLSSILTEESRDSSRKNSPKNKVKTDLESPNDSGICTENTSLDRSPSLDCQCAGNPSSATCKCATRIKNSPRHVKGKKAGPSDFSPGTSKLLPKATLPARKRGKIPKQVEGLMDEDSSSVGSSDTSSFNSNCADDEEIALAMQAAQIASRNEVRAKYRSSEDLIHRLFVCIAGVADQLQTNFASDLRNILKSVFLMNTSDANDSNNVDTTSLEASLEYRPSENDVIENNEFSVDPNILAQEALFDTNVYFHLDSENDTEDDYTNHPRQTQTDERNLASDLNRYASLREDLVHLHGEAEAPSTERSCEPTERPPIWIPDVEAPKCMSCGVNFTVVKRRHHCRNCGKVFCARCSSNSVPLPKFGHHKPVRVCNRCFIYNLTPFTM, from the exons ATGGAGTCCTTCAGGAAGTGGTTTTACCGACCGAAG CGCGACGACAAGTCCCTCCTGGCCCAGTTCTTCTTCGCGGACGAGGCCCTCAACATCATCGCCAGCGAGCTGGACAGCTTCGACGGCCGCAAGGACCCCGGCAGGTGCACCACGCTAGTCAACCAACTCCGCCAGTCCCAGGACAAGGTCCTCACCATCACCAACGCCATCATGGACGTCCTGATCGGCGACGAGCGCGCCAACCGCGACTTCAGAGTCAAGTTCCCTGAAGACGTCCTGCAGGAGAACCTCGCCGGACAGCTCTGGTTCGGGGCCGAG TGCTTGGCGGCGGGATCGTCCATAATGAACAAGGAGGCGGAGAGCACGGCGATGCGTCCCCTCGCCAAGGCGGTGACCAAGAGCCTGGAGACCGTCCGCAACCTCCTGCGGGACACGTGCCTGCGCAACAACACCCCCAACGGGCCGATCAAGCTCGACAGCAACGAGCTGGTGACGGAGATGCTGCTCGAGAGCTTGAAGATCTTCGACAAGCTGTTCGCCGAGTTCGAGTTGGCGTACGTGAGCGCCATGGTGCCGGTGAAGTCGATGCACGAGTACGAGCTGCAGGAGCTGATCGGCGTCCTCTTCTCGGAGACGCTGCAGCGCGCGCTCAAGATGCGACTGCTCACGCAGGAGATGGTGGACGACTGCGATCCGGCGCTCATGTTCACCATACCTCGACTAGCTATAGTAAGTGGCCTTCTGATCTTCCCCAGCGGACCGTTGTGCATCGACAAGCCGACGGAGGAGATGAGCAACATGTTCAGACCGTTTCGGACTTTGCTCCACAAGATACGGGAGCTGTTGTGGACGTTGAACAAGAGAGAGTTGTACATGTTGGAGAAGCTGTTGTGCGATAACGAGCAGATCAGTGACGTGAAGTCGGTTAGTGACGTGGACGTGCACTGTGACCTGGACGACTTCATCGACCAGTTCTACAGCGACAACCACAAGGAGTTCCCGGTGGAGAGCGCGCCGACCAGCGAGCCCGAAGAGAAGTACCCACCGGTCGAGGAGAAGACCTTCGACTACGAGGAGCGAATCTCACTGTCGGCCGTCGACATTCCCTCGACTTCCGGCTACCTGATCCCCAACAGCATTGCCCACGACATCATCGTAGCTTCGATCACCGATTCGGCGCAGACCTCCGACAGGCTGGACTCGCCCCCCGATCACGATTCCCTCGAGGTCATCTCCGTAGCCGCTGCGACTCTGTCGTCGATCTTGACCGAGGAGAGTAGAGACAGCAGCAGGAAAAACTCGCCGAAAAACAAGGTCAAGACCGATTTGGAATCGCCCAACGACTCCGGGATCTGCACCGAGAACACCAGCTTGGATCGGTCGCCGAGTCTCGACTGTCAGTGCGCCGGAAATCCGTCTTCCGCAACTTGCAAGTGCGCCACTAGGATTAAGAATTCGCCGAGACACGTCAAGGGGAAGAAAGCCGGACCGTCGGATTTTTCTCCCGGGACTAGCAAACTACTGCCGAAGGCCACACTTCCGGCGAGGAAACGCGGCAAGATTCCCAAACAGGTGGAGGGGTTGATGGACGAGGATTCGTCGAGTGTCGGCAGTTCGGACACGTCGTCGTTCAACAGCAATTGCGCAGACGACGAGGAAATCGCTCTGGCAATGCAGGCGGCGCAGATCGCCAGCAGGAACGAAGTGAGGGCCAAGTATCG GTCTAGCGAGGACCTGATCCACCGCCTGTTCGTGTGCATCGCCGGCGTGGCCGACCAGCTGCAGACGAACTTCGCGAGCGACCTCCGCAACATCCTCAAGTCGGTGTTCCTGATGAACACGTCCGACGCGAACGACAGCAACAACGTGGACACCACCTCCCTGGAGGCGTCGCTCGAGTACCGCCCCTCCGAAAACGACGTGATCGAAAACAACGAATTCTCCGTCGACCCGAACATTCTAGCTCAAGAGGCGCTCTTCGACACGAACGTCTACTTCCACCTGGACTCGGAGAACGACACCGAGGACGACTACACGAACCACCCGAGACAGACGCAGACCGACGAGCGCAACCTCGCGTCCGACCTGAACCGCTACGCCTCCCTGCGCGAGGACCTGGTGCACCTGCACGGCGAGGCGGAAGCACCGTCGACGGAGCGCTCGTGCGAGCCCACGGAAAGGCCTCCCATCTGGATACCGGACGTGGAAGCGCCCAAGTGCATGAGCTGCGGTGTCAACTTCACCGTTGTGAAGAGGAGGCACCACTGCAGGAACTGCGGAAAAGTGTTCTGCGCCAGGTGTTCATCCAACAGTGTTCCT